One Prolixibacteraceae bacterium DNA segment encodes these proteins:
- a CDS encoding IS3 family transposase, translating into MLQERQLTYEFVSDNSTMFSVESMCKTLDLSSSAYYEWKKDIPSQRKIAWEKDTKLVLKEYNESKRRYGSHKITAVPNQNGVTTSRNRIARIMKRNGIKSCICKSYKPQTTRSDHGKRVALNHLNREFKTNEPCKVWVSDLTYVPTEQGWLYLTTIIDLFDHSIVGWSMSEDMTAENTVMKAWKMAKRNRKPKAEMLFHSDQGVQYVAEELKKEFRKANVIQSVSRKGNCWDNAVAENFFKIIKSEMIDHRHYYSRFQAKTEIFHFIEVWYNRKRIHSKLGYRSPLEFMELYNQCAA; encoded by the coding sequence ATTCTCCAAGAGCGACAGCTAACTTATGAGTTCGTATCAGATAATAGTACGATGTTTTCTGTCGAGAGTATGTGTAAAACACTAGACTTAAGTAGCTCAGCTTATTATGAATGGAAAAAAGATATACCATCCCAAAGAAAAATAGCATGGGAGAAGGATACAAAGCTCGTGTTGAAAGAGTATAATGAATCGAAACGTCGTTACGGTAGCCATAAGATTACAGCAGTACCTAATCAAAATGGTGTCACTACATCAAGAAACCGTATTGCTCGGATAATGAAACGAAATGGTATAAAAAGTTGTATTTGTAAAAGTTACAAACCCCAAACGACTAGGTCAGACCATGGTAAACGAGTTGCATTAAATCATCTTAATCGAGAATTCAAGACTAACGAACCATGTAAAGTTTGGGTATCTGATCTTACATATGTTCCAACAGAGCAAGGTTGGCTATACCTTACTACAATAATAGATCTCTTTGACCACTCTATTGTTGGGTGGTCAATGTCTGAAGACATGACGGCAGAAAACACTGTAATGAAGGCTTGGAAAATGGCCAAACGCAATCGTAAACCTAAGGCCGAAATGCTATTTCACTCTGATCAAGGGGTGCAATATGTAGCTGAAGAATTAAAAAAAGAATTTAGAAAGGCGAATGTAATTCAAAGTGTGAGTAGAAAAGGAAACTGCTGGGATAATGCAGTAGCTGAAAATTTCTTTAAGATAATTAAATCTGAAATGATTGATCATAGACACTATTACTCTAGATTTCAGGCAAAGACAGAAATATTTCATTTTATTGAGGTTTGGTATAACAGGAAAAGAATACACTCAAAATTGGGATACAGATCGCCATTGGAATTTATGGAATTATATAATCAATGTGCGGCTTAA
- a CDS encoding transposase has protein sequence MGIRKRKSYEREFKMMIVNLVDSGRDARSVAEENDIDAHMVRRWVREFRTYEKNSFQGNGNLVQTDEEARISQLEKELKQVRMERDI, from the coding sequence ATGGGAATACGAAAAAGAAAGAGTTACGAAAGAGAGTTCAAGATGATGATTGTTAATCTTGTAGATAGCGGTAGAGATGCTCGTTCAGTTGCTGAAGAGAACGACATCGATGCTCATATGGTACGACGCTGGGTTCGTGAGTTTCGTACATATGAAAAAAACTCATTTCAGGGTAATGGCAATCTAGTTCAGACAGACGAAGAAGCAAGAATCTCACAACTTGAAAAAGAGCTGAAGCAAGTTCGTATGGAACGAGATATCTAA
- a CDS encoding sulfatase-like hydrolase/transferase produces the protein MPIDKFDWWRGWPGQGDYATIKNKYMKEYASEYPHVPGALGAAAIDFLKEYGDKEEPFCLSISFKAPHGPMRPDKKYDEVYKGVKFTRKENYWRENGTHLAKQSKLGRQYTTICDTWAPEKYDAKLAIYYQQIYGVDSAVGMILSQLKRQGLDDNTIVIFTSDNGYHCGAHGFGGKVLTYEEGSRAPLLVYDPTAKGNRNSCSSLVSNVDIAPTILNLAGVHIPPNMDGKSLTRLFDNPKRAVKNHEILIQVWGENPTHSLSVVADGFKYIYWFYGKDMAPVEELFDLSKDPYEMHNIAGVGSSKKQLTKMRMIYDSEVKKWKGRSIAGHNYEQYSILFDRNIPWSKKEGIMKKPNYNYGPKKKKSEKRTKHS, from the coding sequence TTGCCTATCGATAAGTTTGATTGGTGGAGAGGCTGGCCTGGTCAAGGTGATTATGCTACTATTAAAAATAAGTATATGAAAGAGTATGCATCGGAATATCCTCATGTGCCTGGAGCTTTGGGAGCAGCAGCAATTGACTTTCTTAAAGAATATGGAGATAAAGAAGAACCTTTTTGTTTGTCTATTAGTTTCAAAGCGCCTCATGGCCCTATGAGACCTGATAAAAAGTATGATGAGGTATATAAGGGAGTTAAATTTACTAGAAAAGAGAATTACTGGAGAGAAAATGGTACTCATCTAGCCAAACAATCTAAATTGGGTCGTCAATACACTACCATATGTGATACCTGGGCACCAGAAAAATATGATGCGAAACTTGCTATCTACTATCAACAAATTTATGGTGTTGATAGTGCTGTTGGAATGATTTTATCTCAGTTAAAGCGTCAGGGCTTGGATGATAATACAATTGTTATTTTTACCTCTGATAATGGGTATCATTGTGGAGCTCATGGTTTTGGTGGTAAGGTCTTAACTTATGAGGAGGGGTCACGTGCTCCTTTGTTAGTTTACGATCCTACAGCTAAAGGTAATCGCAATAGTTGTAGTTCTTTGGTTTCAAATGTTGATATAGCGCCAACTATTTTGAATCTAGCAGGAGTACATATCCCACCTAATATGGATGGTAAAAGTTTGACTAGATTATTTGATAATCCTAAGAGAGCGGTGAAGAATCATGAAATTCTAATTCAGGTATGGGGAGAAAACCCAACACATAGTTTAAGTGTTGTAGCCGATGGTTTTAAATATATATATTGGTTTTATGGCAAAGACATGGCACCCGTTGAAGAGTTGTTTGATTTATCCAAAGATCCCTATGAGATGCATAATATTGCTGGTGTGGGTAGTAGCAAGAAACAGCTAACAAAAATGAGAATGATTTATGATAGTGAAGTCAAAAAGTGGAAGGGTAGATCTATTGCAGGACATAATTATGAGCAGTATTCCATTCTTTTTGATAGAAATATCCCTTGGTCTAAAAAGGAGGGAATAATGAAGAAGCCTAATTACAATTATGGTCCCAAGAAAAAGAAGTCCGAAAAAAGAACGAAACACTCTTAG